The Desmonostoc muscorum LEGE 12446 genome includes a region encoding these proteins:
- a CDS encoding Rpn family recombination-promoting nuclease/putative transposase, translating into MRRDSIFYKLFQQSPTLLFELLTERPINADSYRFDSVAVKEPKFEIDGVFLPPENQGAGIVYFCEVQFQKDEQLYERVFAESSLYFYRNRARFSDWQAVIIYPSRSIEQSDIHPHRGFLNSNQVHRVYLDELGDIRQLPLWVALMVLTTVEEELAPQAAKYLLERSSVEQPETANSAIIELVTTIMVYKFEQLSRKEVELMLGITLKETRVYREIKEEEARSLILRQLTRRVGELPQQVGERIETLCLEQLENLGEALLDFTSMADLQAWLEALET; encoded by the coding sequence ATGCGTCGAGACTCAATCTTTTACAAACTGTTTCAACAATCGCCGACATTACTATTTGAATTATTGACAGAACGCCCAATAAATGCAGACAGTTATCGATTTGATTCAGTCGCTGTCAAAGAACCAAAATTTGAAATTGACGGGGTATTTTTACCACCAGAAAATCAAGGTGCTGGCATTGTTTATTTCTGCGAAGTGCAGTTTCAAAAAGATGAACAGCTTTACGAAAGGGTATTTGCAGAATCATCGTTATATTTTTATCGCAACCGCGCCAGATTTAGTGATTGGCAAGCAGTAATCATTTATCCGTCACGCAGTATCGAACAAAGCGATATTCATCCTCATCGGGGATTCCTTAACAGTAACCAAGTACATCGAGTGTATTTAGATGAATTGGGGGATATTCGCCAATTACCTTTATGGGTAGCATTAATGGTGTTAACTACGGTGGAAGAAGAACTTGCACCACAAGCAGCAAAATATTTGCTTGAGCGTTCCTCTGTTGAACAGCCCGAAACGGCAAATAGCGCCATAATTGAGTTAGTGACAACGATAATGGTGTACAAATTTGAACAATTAAGCCGAAAGGAGGTTGAATTGATGCTAGGAATTACACTCAAGGAAACGAGAGTTTACAGAGAAATCAAGGAAGAGGAAGCGCGATCGCTCATTCTTCGTCAACTAACTCGACGTGTAGGAGAATTACCTCAACAAGTAGGTGAACGTATTGAAACTCTGTGCTTAGAACAATTAGAAAATCTGGGGGAGGCACTACTTGATTTTACTAGTATGGCTGATTTACAGGCTTGGTTAGAAGCACTTGAGACTTAA
- the gap gene encoding type I glyceraldehyde-3-phosphate dehydrogenase, translated as MSKLKVGINGFGRIGRLVLRAGIDNPNIEFVGINDLVPPDNLAYLLKYDSTHGRLTNKIEAKDDGILIDGHFIPCVSVRNPAELPWAQLSVEYVVESTGLFTGYEGAANHLKAGAKRVIISAPTKDPDTVPTLLMGVNHHLFDPSKDLIVSNASCTTNCLAPIAKVINDNFGLTEGLMTTVHAMTATQPTVDGPSKKDWRGGRGAAQNIIPSSTGAAKAVALVLPELKGKLTGMAFRVPTPDVSVVDLTFKTAKATSYKEICAAMKEAAAGSLAGILGYTDEEVVSTDFQGDTHSSIFDAGAGIELNSNFFKVVAWYDNEWGYSNRVLDLMLSMSQKEQLAPTAAVV; from the coding sequence TTGAGTAAATTGAAAGTTGGTATCAATGGCTTCGGTCGAATCGGGCGACTTGTGCTTCGCGCTGGTATTGATAACCCCAACATCGAGTTTGTCGGCATTAACGACCTAGTACCACCAGATAACCTCGCTTATCTATTAAAGTACGACTCAACCCACGGTAGACTAACGAACAAGATTGAAGCCAAAGACGATGGTATCCTCATTGACGGCCACTTCATTCCTTGCGTATCCGTTAGGAATCCCGCAGAGTTGCCTTGGGCACAACTAAGTGTAGAATATGTAGTGGAATCTACGGGACTTTTCACTGGCTACGAAGGGGCAGCCAACCACCTGAAGGCAGGTGCAAAGCGGGTGATCATTTCCGCTCCCACCAAAGATCCAGATACAGTTCCTACTCTGTTAATGGGTGTTAATCATCACTTATTTGACCCCAGTAAGGATCTAATTGTCTCCAATGCTAGCTGTACTACAAACTGTCTAGCTCCCATCGCTAAAGTCATCAATGACAACTTTGGGTTAACTGAAGGCTTGATGACCACAGTTCATGCTATGACTGCCACCCAGCCAACCGTAGACGGTCCCAGCAAAAAAGATTGGCGGGGTGGTCGAGGTGCAGCCCAAAATATTATTCCTTCCTCCACAGGCGCAGCTAAAGCCGTAGCACTGGTTTTACCAGAATTGAAGGGCAAGTTGACTGGTATGGCATTCCGAGTTCCGACTCCTGATGTCTCTGTAGTTGATTTAACTTTCAAAACTGCCAAAGCCACCAGTTACAAGGAAATCTGTGCTGCCATGAAAGAGGCTGCCGCAGGCTCTTTGGCGGGTATCCTGGGTTACACAGACGAAGAAGTAGTTTCCACAGATTTTCAAGGTGATACCCATTCCAGCATCTTCGACGCAGGTGCTGGTATTGAGTTGAACTCCAACTTCTTCAAAGTAGTTGCCTGGTATGACAACGAGTGGGGCTACTCGAATCGGGTGCTTGACTTGATGTTATCTATGTCACAAAAAGAACAACTCGCACCAACAGCTGCTGTGGTTTGA
- a CDS encoding zinc-dependent alcohol dehydrogenase family protein, giving the protein MKAVLMTAAGSPEVLQVQDVPSPAVPVGNTELLVRLVAAGVNPIDTKLRSRGTFYSDRLPSILGCDGAGIVEAVGAGVQRFRLGDEVYFCYGGLGAHQGNYAEYTVVDERFVARKPASISFAEAAAAPLVLITAWEALYERGRLAPGERVLIHAGAGGVGHVAIQLAKLKGASVSTTVGSEEKANFVKQLGADHVIFYKQTDFVQAVLDWTNGEGVELAFDTVGGETFHKTFPAVRVYGDIVTILEPDANTIWKTARLRNLRIGLELMLTPALLGLEESLQHHAEILEQSATWIDEGKLKIHVSHKFSLEEAAKAHQLLESGSVTGKIVLLIRDE; this is encoded by the coding sequence CGGAAGTTCTGCAAGTACAGGACGTGCCAAGCCCTGCTGTTCCCGTGGGAAACACTGAACTTTTAGTTCGGTTAGTGGCGGCTGGTGTTAATCCCATTGATACCAAACTTCGTAGCCGAGGCACTTTTTACAGCGATCGCCTGCCAAGCATTTTAGGATGTGATGGTGCTGGTATTGTGGAAGCTGTAGGGGCTGGCGTACAACGTTTTCGTCTAGGTGATGAGGTATATTTTTGCTATGGCGGCTTGGGGGCACACCAAGGTAATTACGCTGAATATACCGTTGTGGATGAGCGGTTTGTGGCACGTAAACCTGCGTCTATTTCCTTTGCCGAAGCCGCCGCAGCACCTTTAGTCTTAATCACAGCTTGGGAAGCTTTATATGAACGCGGACGATTGGCACCTGGCGAACGAGTTTTGATTCATGCGGGTGCTGGTGGTGTAGGGCATGTAGCAATTCAATTGGCAAAACTCAAAGGTGCTAGTGTTTCTACCACAGTGGGTTCTGAAGAAAAGGCTAATTTCGTCAAACAACTAGGTGCTGATCATGTAATTTTTTACAAACAAACAGATTTTGTGCAAGCGGTATTAGATTGGACAAATGGCGAAGGCGTAGAGTTGGCTTTTGATACCGTAGGCGGCGAAACCTTTCACAAAACTTTCCCCGCAGTTCGAGTATATGGTGATATTGTGACGATTCTCGAACCAGATGCCAATACTATTTGGAAAACTGCTAGGCTACGTAATCTCCGCATCGGCTTAGAATTAATGCTGACACCAGCATTGCTAGGATTAGAAGAGAGTCTCCAGCATCATGCAGAAATTCTTGAACAATCTGCCACCTGGATTGATGAAGGTAAGTTAAAAATCCATGTTAGTCACAAGTTTTCTTTAGAAGAAGCCGCTAAAGCTCACCAATTACTTGAAAGTGGGTCTGTAACAGGTAAAATTGTTTTGCTGATTAGGGATGAATGA
- the dprA gene encoding DNA-processing protein DprA, with the protein MVEESAYWVAWSQISGIGPVLLRRLQQHFGTLATAWNATKVQLGEVEGFGFQTLEKVVQQRSRLHPEQLFTKHQQENPHFWTPADTDYPRLLLETPSPPAILYYRGEVETQENLGQKPLVGIVGTRRPSEYGIRWTRQISTTLAKNGFTVVSGMAEGIDTESHAAAMKAGGRTIAVLGTGVDVIYPQKNRDLYKQILTAGLVVSEYPTKTPPDRTHFPRRNRIIAGMSRAILVMEAPLKSGALITATYANEFGRDVYALPGRVDDYPSQGCLKLLTQGASLILKELDELLTMLGAIPQIDEVEQFPTAQQLTLPTLSPELQRVMDAIAFEIIPFDLIVQQTGMAAGSVSSALLQLELMGLLSQLPGMRYQKI; encoded by the coding sequence GTGGTAGAAGAAAGTGCGTATTGGGTAGCTTGGTCGCAAATTTCGGGGATTGGCCCGGTATTACTGCGACGACTACAACAGCATTTTGGCACCCTGGCAACCGCTTGGAACGCTACTAAGGTACAGTTAGGGGAAGTAGAGGGTTTTGGTTTTCAAACACTCGAAAAAGTAGTACAACAGCGATCGCGTCTACATCCAGAACAGCTATTCACCAAACACCAACAGGAAAACCCGCATTTCTGGACTCCAGCAGATACCGATTATCCCCGCTTACTACTGGAAACTCCCAGTCCACCAGCGATTTTGTACTATCGCGGTGAAGTTGAAACCCAAGAAAATCTCGGACAAAAACCACTAGTTGGGATTGTCGGAACCCGTCGCCCTTCAGAATACGGGATTCGTTGGACTCGTCAAATTAGCACAACTTTGGCTAAAAATGGCTTTACAGTGGTTTCTGGGATGGCGGAGGGAATTGACACCGAAAGCCACGCTGCCGCTATGAAAGCTGGTGGAAGAACGATCGCAGTTTTAGGAACTGGTGTAGATGTTATTTATCCCCAGAAAAATCGGGATTTATACAAGCAAATTTTGACGGCTGGACTAGTCGTGAGTGAGTACCCCACAAAAACCCCACCCGATCGCACTCACTTTCCCCGCCGCAACCGCATTATTGCAGGCATGAGCCGCGCTATCCTGGTAATGGAAGCCCCATTAAAATCTGGCGCCCTAATTACAGCCACCTACGCCAATGAATTTGGTAGAGATGTCTATGCATTACCAGGGAGAGTGGACGATTATCCATCCCAAGGTTGTTTAAAGCTGCTAACTCAAGGCGCTTCTTTGATTCTCAAAGAATTAGACGAATTATTAACAATGCTGGGAGCAATACCACAAATTGATGAAGTTGAGCAATTTCCCACAGCACAACAGTTAACTTTGCCAACTTTATCACCCGAATTGCAACGAGTAATGGATGCGATCGCTTTTGAAATTATACCCTTCGATTTAATTGTCCAACAAACCGGTATGGCTGCCGGTTCAGTTTCCAGTGCTTTGTTACAGTTAGAACTTATGGGTTTACTCTCCCAACTACCAGGAATGCGGTATCAAAAAATTTAA
- a CDS encoding transaldolase, which yields MSKSLLEQLREMTVVVADTGDIQAIEKFKPQDATTNPSLITAAAQMPEYQEIVDQTLLQAKKDAGAGATQAQIVSLAFDRLAVAFGLKILQIIPGRVSTEVDARLSYDTEATIAKARELIAQYKAAGVDRNRVLIKIATTWEGIRAAEILEKEGIHCNLTLLFGLHQAIACAEAGVTLISPFVGRILDWYKKDTGRDSYPAAEDPGVLSVTKIYNYYKKFGYKTEVMGASFRNVGEITELAGSDLLTISPSLLAELQATIGELPRKLDPANVANLEIEKISIDKATFDKMHAADRMATDKLDEGIKGFTKALEDLEKLLADRLARLEAEVVASH from the coding sequence ATGTCTAAAAGTTTACTAGAACAATTGCGAGAAATGACTGTTGTGGTTGCAGATACAGGGGATATCCAAGCAATTGAAAAGTTTAAACCCCAAGACGCCACCACAAATCCCTCCCTGATTACTGCTGCGGCGCAGATGCCAGAATATCAGGAAATTGTCGATCAGACTCTACTTCAGGCAAAAAAAGATGCCGGAGCCGGAGCTACCCAAGCACAGATAGTTTCTCTGGCGTTTGACCGTTTGGCAGTGGCTTTTGGGTTGAAGATTTTACAAATTATTCCCGGTCGCGTGTCTACGGAAGTGGATGCTCGTTTGTCCTATGATACTGAAGCTACGATCGCTAAAGCACGGGAATTGATTGCTCAGTATAAAGCTGCTGGAGTTGACCGCAATCGCGTGTTAATTAAAATTGCCACCACCTGGGAAGGCATTCGCGCTGCGGAAATTCTGGAAAAAGAAGGTATTCATTGTAACCTTACCTTGTTGTTTGGTTTGCACCAAGCGATCGCCTGTGCAGAAGCCGGCGTTACCCTAATTTCTCCCTTCGTCGGTCGGATTCTCGACTGGTACAAAAAAGATACCGGACGCGATAGCTACCCAGCAGCCGAAGATCCCGGAGTTTTGTCAGTCACCAAAATCTACAACTACTACAAGAAATTCGGCTATAAGACCGAAGTTATGGGAGCTAGCTTCCGTAATGTTGGTGAAATTACTGAACTTGCAGGTAGCGATTTATTGACAATTTCACCGTCGCTTTTAGCCGAATTACAAGCAACTATTGGAGAATTGCCACGGAAGCTCGACCCTGCTAATGTAGCAAACTTGGAAATTGAAAAAATATCCATTGATAAAGCTACCTTTGACAAGATGCACGCTGCTGACCGCATGGCAACTGATAAACTAGACGAGGGCATCAAAGGTTTCACCAAAGCACTAGAAGACTTGGAAAAACTTTTGGCAGACCGATTGGCTCGCCTTGAAGCAGAGGTAGTAGCAAGTCATTAG
- a CDS encoding Rpn family recombination-promoting nuclease/putative transposase — protein sequence MRRDSIFYKLFQQSPTLLFELLTERPINADSYRFDSVAVKEPKFEIDGVFLPPENQGAGIVYFCEVQFQKDEQLYERVFAESSLYFYRNRARFSDWQAVIIYPSRSIEQSDIHPHRGFLNSNQVHRVYLDELGDIRQLPLWVALMVLTTVEEELAPQAAKYLLERSSVEQPETANSAIIELVTTIMVYKFEQLSRKEVELMLGITLKETRVYREIKEEGREEGREEGREAEARSLILRQLTRRVGELPQQVRERIETLCLEQLENLGEALLDFTSMADLQAWLEALEA from the coding sequence ATGCGTCGAGACTCAATTTTTTACAAACTGTTTCAACAATCGCCGACATTACTATTTGAATTATTGACAGAACGCCCAATAAATGCAGACAGTTATCGATTTGATTCAGTCGCTGTCAAAGAACCAAAATTTGAAATTGACGGGGTATTTTTACCACCAGAAAATCAAGGTGCTGGCATTGTTTATTTCTGCGAAGTGCAGTTTCAAAAAGATGAACAGCTTTACGAAAGGGTATTTGCAGAATCATCATTATATTTTTATCGTAACCGCGCCAGATTTAGTGATTGGCAAGCAGTAATTATTTATCCGTCACGCAGTATCGAACAAAGCGATATTCATCCTCATCGGGGATTCCTTAACAGTAACCAAGTACATCGAGTGTATTTAGATGAATTGGGGGATATTCGCCAATTACCTTTATGGGTAGCATTAATGGTATTAACTACGGTAGAAGAAGAACTTGCACCACAAGCAGCAAAATATTTGCTTGAGCGTTCCTCTGTTGAACAGCCCGAAACCGCAAATAGCGCCATAATTGAGTTAGTGACAACGATAATGGTGTACAAATTTGAACAATTAAGCCGAAAGGAGGTTGAATTGATGCTAGGAATTACACTCAAGGAAACGAGAGTTTACAGGGAAATCAAGGAAGAGGGACGAGAAGAGGGACGAGAAGAGGGACGAGAAGCCGAAGCGCGATCGCTCATTCTTCGTCAACTAACTCGACGTGTAGGAGAATTACCTCAACAAGTACGTGAACGTATTGAAACTCTGTGCTTAGAACAATTAGAAAATCTGGGGGAGGCACTACTTGATTTTACTAGTATGGCTGATTTACAGGCTTGGTTAGAAGCACTTGAGGCTTAA
- the pyk gene encoding pyruvate kinase produces the protein MRRTKIICTVGPATSAPEKLQALVEAGMNVARLNFSHGAYEFHAQTAQYLRQISAEQQKPIAIMQDLCGPKIRLGILPPEGLNVEAGSEVTFVLQEKGESIDELPLPLPTLFAMVRPGEPILINDGRVKLIVTHRDADRIRAEVKIGGLISTHKGVNLPQTPLPVSSITEKDLLDLRFGIQLGVDWVAVSFVRSPQDLEPAQRMIESAGASIRLIAKIERAEALEQFDSILKVADGIMIARGDLGVEVPIHEVPLIQKDITRRCNHAGKPVITATQMLESMISAPDPTRAEATDVANSIFDGTDAVMLSGETAVGQYPIAAVQMMHNIAVRTEQALEEGGRHSWCHEPGSLSVTESVAEAVCRIAYETGSRAILCNTTSGSTARMVSKYRPTSPIIALTSDPTAYRQLALSWGVEPLLIPPVHNAEEMFTNVVNRVLDRGLAKKGDQVVITSGVPIGQSGTTSLIKVHSIGQPISA, from the coding sequence ATGCGTCGAACCAAAATCATTTGTACTGTTGGGCCTGCTACATCTGCACCTGAAAAGCTGCAAGCCTTAGTAGAAGCTGGAATGAATGTGGCACGTTTGAATTTTTCCCACGGGGCTTATGAATTCCACGCCCAAACGGCTCAATATCTTAGGCAGATTAGTGCTGAGCAGCAAAAGCCGATCGCCATTATGCAAGACCTGTGTGGTCCAAAGATCCGCTTGGGTATCTTACCACCAGAAGGGTTAAATGTGGAAGCTGGGAGTGAAGTTACCTTTGTTTTGCAAGAGAAGGGTGAGAGTATTGACGAATTGCCTTTACCATTGCCGACTTTGTTTGCAATGGTGCGACCAGGCGAACCGATTTTAATTAATGATGGTCGCGTTAAGTTGATTGTCACCCATCGTGATGCCGATCGCATTCGGGCAGAAGTGAAAATTGGCGGGTTAATTTCCACCCACAAAGGAGTCAACCTGCCACAAACTCCTTTACCAGTAAGTTCGATCACCGAAAAAGACTTGCTAGATTTGCGTTTTGGCATTCAGTTGGGTGTAGACTGGGTAGCAGTGTCTTTTGTGCGATCGCCCCAAGATTTAGAACCCGCCCAAAGGATGATTGAATCTGCTGGTGCTTCAATCCGCTTAATTGCCAAAATCGAAAGAGCTGAGGCACTAGAGCAATTTGACTCCATCCTCAAAGTTGCCGACGGCATTATGATTGCCCGTGGCGATTTGGGTGTGGAAGTGCCGATTCATGAAGTCCCTCTGATTCAAAAAGATATCACTCGCCGTTGCAATCATGCTGGCAAGCCCGTGATTACAGCCACACAAATGCTAGAGTCGATGATTAGCGCCCCCGACCCCACCCGCGCCGAGGCAACAGATGTTGCCAACTCCATCTTTGATGGTACAGATGCGGTAATGCTTTCTGGTGAAACCGCCGTGGGACAATATCCCATCGCCGCCGTCCAGATGATGCACAACATTGCCGTGCGAACAGAACAAGCTTTAGAAGAGGGCGGCAGACACTCCTGGTGTCATGAACCAGGTAGTCTCAGCGTCACCGAATCGGTGGCAGAAGCGGTGTGTCGTATCGCCTATGAAACCGGCTCACGGGCAATTCTCTGTAACACAACCTCAGGGAGTACAGCGAGAATGGTGTCAAAATATCGCCCAACTTCTCCAATTATTGCCTTAACCTCCGACCCCACCGCTTACCGCCAGCTAGCACTTTCCTGGGGAGTCGAACCTCTGCTGATTCCACCAGTCCACAATGCTGAAGAAATGTTTACAAATGTGGTGAACAGAGTCCTAGACAGAGGCCTTGCCAAGAAGGGAGATCAGGTGGTGATTACCTCTGGCGTTCCAATTGGTCAATCAGGAACAACCAGCTTAATCAAAGTGCATTCCATTGGACAGCCAATTTCTGCATAA
- a CDS encoding pentapeptide repeat-containing protein, giving the protein MHKLFFQRIGTQRLSAKVRRVFSLRTFVFVCVLLILLFLSLPAWAAQQPERTPLTLELLQERLRTPTLREGNLTVDLQKMVIDLRPENASFRDSFYQLLRKELGAKPLGLDLSYALILGDFVGSDLGLRTPLYAQAIAPIFTASEQEELERLRFVCLESLAMSTTGYAYALPNSKDCRSLLGTESTQSSEITVFRGALTLVQTRFNGEVKFSNTFFLQSVDAQNATFVQATNWIETRFARPVNFSSANFRQPSNFYSSIFFDKANFKQTQFQENIDFKGSLFKKTANFNQAIFKQLAKFNSVFWQDNADFSHVRFANQAQFTKGDFNQLLIFQETTFEQAVIFREAEFNQSVNLQGASILNQADFSDARFAKEAFLNVSGLTFNSNQAKILGNPGEIGKMFSVPTFQGNQNILRNLGQNFRQQQQVADANDLEYTKQRLRLIELSRKLTATNINTATLPSLMKLGFSATESEAIVQRRLVKLFRNTTELITLAEINLETYTKLSDRLSVGEPLSVGVWLLQACSWLALSVLLLLSGYGTNFWLVFGVGGVAIAYFGLLFWLVDRYRRLRPVAIIPTSYETISILISFSILEFLSLLAIFRNAQQPWLTLGCLLIIIVPVPLTLLIRLYQQGRYHDLMDISYFTEDGTFRQLRLLIGRLPVIPRNQTFRERYMPLLCDRHWNWLNYYDFSLNNLVKLGFNDIRLRDEHLPGIISALAWYQWSLGLIYITIVLWTLSRTIPGLNLLIYLK; this is encoded by the coding sequence TTGCATAAATTATTTTTTCAACGCATAGGCACACAGAGGTTAAGCGCAAAGGTACGCAGAGTTTTTTCTCTGCGTACCTTTGTGTTCGTCTGCGTTCTATTAATTCTTCTCTTTCTCTCCCTACCTGCTTGGGCAGCGCAACAACCAGAACGCACACCTTTAACTCTGGAATTATTACAAGAACGGCTGCGTACACCAACACTCCGCGAAGGTAATTTGACGGTTGATTTGCAGAAAATGGTGATTGATTTACGCCCAGAAAATGCTAGTTTTCGTGATAGTTTTTACCAATTACTGCGTAAAGAATTGGGTGCAAAACCTTTGGGTTTAGACCTCAGTTATGCTTTGATTCTGGGGGATTTTGTCGGCAGTGATTTGGGTTTAAGAACACCTTTATATGCTCAAGCCATTGCTCCAATTTTTACTGCTAGCGAACAAGAAGAATTAGAACGTTTGCGCTTTGTTTGTCTAGAATCACTGGCGATGTCTACGACGGGCTACGCCTACGCTTTACCCAACTCTAAAGATTGTCGATCGCTTTTGGGAACAGAGTCAACCCAATCAAGCGAAATTACTGTCTTTCGTGGTGCTTTGACACTGGTGCAAACTCGCTTCAATGGAGAAGTGAAGTTTTCTAACACATTCTTTCTTCAGTCTGTGGATGCCCAAAACGCTACCTTTGTCCAAGCTACTAACTGGATTGAAACTAGATTTGCTCGTCCTGTTAATTTTAGTAGTGCTAACTTTCGACAACCAAGCAATTTTTATAGCAGTATTTTTTTTGATAAAGCTAATTTTAAACAAACTCAATTTCAGGAAAATATTGATTTTAAAGGTAGTCTTTTTAAAAAAACTGCTAACTTCAATCAAGCAATTTTTAAGCAGTTAGCTAAATTTAATAGCGTGTTTTGGCAAGATAATGCTGATTTTTCTCATGTGCGTTTTGCCAATCAAGCACAGTTTACTAAAGGTGATTTTAATCAGTTACTCATCTTCCAAGAAACGACTTTTGAACAAGCTGTAATATTTCGAGAAGCCGAGTTTAACCAATCGGTAAATCTCCAAGGTGCGAGTATTCTCAACCAAGCAGATTTTAGCGATGCTAGGTTTGCCAAGGAAGCTTTTTTAAATGTATCTGGTCTGACTTTTAATTCTAACCAAGCAAAAATTTTAGGTAATCCTGGTGAAATTGGGAAAATGTTTTCTGTACCTACATTCCAAGGAAATCAAAACATATTGCGGAATTTGGGGCAAAATTTTCGTCAACAACAACAAGTTGCAGATGCTAATGATTTGGAGTACACAAAACAACGATTACGATTAATAGAATTAAGCCGCAAGTTGACGGCCACAAATATTAATACTGCAACTCTTCCAAGTTTGATGAAGTTGGGTTTTTCTGCGACTGAATCCGAAGCCATCGTTCAGCGTCGTTTAGTAAAATTATTTCGCAATACGACTGAGTTAATTACTTTAGCAGAGATTAATTTAGAAACATATACCAAATTAAGCGATCGCTTGAGTGTTGGCGAACCCCTTTCTGTAGGTGTATGGTTACTGCAAGCTTGCAGTTGGTTGGCATTAAGTGTACTGTTGTTGTTGAGTGGTTATGGTACCAATTTTTGGTTAGTGTTTGGCGTCGGAGGAGTAGCGATCGCTTACTTCGGTTTGCTATTTTGGTTAGTGGATCGCTATCGTCGTTTGCGTCCGGTAGCAATTATTCCCACGTCCTATGAAACTATTTCCATATTAATCAGTTTTAGCATTTTAGAATTCTTGAGCTTATTAGCTATCTTTCGCAATGCACAACAACCTTGGCTGACATTGGGGTGTCTTTTAATAATTATTGTTCCCGTTCCACTGACTTTATTAATTCGACTTTACCAACAAGGACGTTATCATGATTTAATGGACATTTCCTACTTTACAGAAGACGGGACATTTCGACAATTACGATTGTTAATTGGTCGTTTGCCAGTGATTCCCAGAAATCAGACATTTCGTGAAAGATATATGCCTTTGTTGTGCGATCGCCACTGGAATTGGCTCAATTATTATGATTTTAGCCTCAATAACCTAGTGAAATTAGGATTTAATGACATTCGCTTGCGAGACGAACACTTACCAGGTATTATCTCTGCACTTGCTTGGTATCAATGGAGTCTTGGTTTAATTTACATTACCATAGTTTTGTGGACACTCTCCCGCACAATTCCCGGATTGAATTTGCTAATTTATTTGAAGTAA
- a CDS encoding alpha/beta hydrolase, with product MKSFYRLLLSLSGYSIFPLLHSIFGALPSLAAENVVVRYGLFEQSIPVADIRNYSETQKVSANLQSILGRLSPEEKQKFQDALQVKMSLDIVALDKLANTQTGKQILYFVSQAIARRDQASIQALRSGIILGAKSPEGLGLLTFLEAYPSNEIVIDVSKISRIVGMANSSSGSADAPPKDNVTTSPLGKIALQYQTLAAQDKQFSGCLFGDSISAGLGNTLGSGTFNFGLNGLSTISLLEQLKTLVPTKVKCEKAIIAIGGNDAWYGISDELFTKNLQEAIALVRTMGTKEVFLIPAFYSTAEASSDPTVAAPLSRVEQINALINQVGETEKVPVAAAGVAPLYENNVLKKNLTTDGDHLNAEGLKIYREALLQILGK from the coding sequence ATGAAATCTTTTTATCGTCTTTTACTAAGCCTATCTGGTTACTCAATCTTTCCACTACTGCATAGTATTTTTGGTGCATTGCCTAGTTTGGCAGCCGAGAATGTTGTTGTTAGATACGGTTTATTTGAGCAATCCATCCCTGTGGCAGATATACGCAACTATAGCGAGACGCAAAAAGTTTCTGCGAATTTACAATCTATTTTAGGTCGTCTCAGCCCTGAAGAAAAACAGAAGTTTCAAGATGCGTTGCAAGTAAAGATGTCTCTTGATATTGTGGCTTTGGACAAGCTGGCAAATACACAAACGGGCAAGCAAATTTTATATTTTGTTTCCCAAGCGATCGCCCGTCGCGATCAAGCCAGTATCCAAGCGCTACGATCTGGTATTATCCTGGGAGCAAAATCACCAGAAGGTTTAGGACTCCTCACGTTTCTAGAAGCCTATCCCAGTAATGAAATAGTTATTGATGTGTCAAAAATTTCCCGAATAGTTGGCATGGCAAATTCATCTTCTGGTTCTGCTGATGCACCGCCAAAGGATAATGTAACTACTTCACCTTTAGGGAAAATTGCACTGCAATATCAAACACTCGCCGCCCAAGATAAACAGTTTTCAGGTTGTTTATTTGGTGATTCGATTTCGGCTGGACTTGGCAATACCCTTGGCAGTGGTACTTTTAATTTTGGGTTAAATGGCTTGAGTACAATTTCATTATTAGAACAACTGAAAACTTTAGTTCCTACTAAGGTGAAATGCGAAAAAGCCATTATTGCCATCGGTGGAAATGATGCTTGGTATGGAATTAGTGATGAGTTGTTTACCAAGAACCTCCAAGAGGCGATCGCACTTGTTCGCACAATGGGAACTAAAGAGGTTTTTCTGATTCCGGCTTTTTATTCAACGGCTGAGGCTAGCTCTGATCCAACTGTTGCAGCACCACTTTCTAGAGTCGAACAAATTAATGCTCTAATTAATCAAGTTGGGGAAACAGAAAAAGTACCAGTTGCCGCAGCAGGAGTAGCACCATTGTATGAAAATAATGTTCTGAAAAAGAACCTTACCACTGATGGCGATCATCTAAATGCAGAGGGACTAAAAATTTATCGAGAAGCATTGTTACAAATTCTAGGAAAGTAA